A single window of Dichotomicrobium thermohalophilum DNA harbors:
- the glnA gene encoding type I glutamate--ammonia ligase, with product MADQAEVLRRIKDEGVKFVDLRFSDPRGKMQHVTMDVSAFDEDSFTDGIMFDGSSIAGWKDISQSDMQLLPDAGTAYIDPFFAQSTMVLFCDIFEPTTGERYERDARGTARKAEAYLQQTGIGDKAFFGPEPEFFIFDDVRFASDPYNCGFRLDSMELPANTDTEYEMGNLAHRPRTKGGYFPVPPVDSAQDIRSEMLSVLADMGVDVEKHHHEVGAAQHELGLKFSTLVDVADRIQKYKYAVHNVAQAYGKTATFMPKPVFGDNGTGMHVHQSIWRGSEPVFAGSQYADLSETCLYYIGGILKHARVINAFSNPTTNSYKRLVPGYEAPVLLAYSSRNRSASCRIPHVASPKGKRIEIRFPDPSANPYLAFSAMLMAGLDGIQNRIHPGDPMDKNLYDLPPAELEGIPTVCGSLREAIDALDKDREFLKRGGVFTDDQIDGYIELKMEEVERFEQMPHPVEFDLYYSV from the coding sequence ATGGCAGATCAAGCTGAAGTTCTGAGACGGATCAAGGACGAGGGCGTGAAGTTCGTCGATCTGCGGTTTTCCGACCCGCGCGGAAAGATGCAGCACGTCACTATGGACGTCTCGGCGTTCGACGAGGATTCCTTCACCGACGGCATCATGTTCGACGGCTCCTCGATCGCTGGCTGGAAGGACATTTCGCAGTCCGACATGCAGCTCTTGCCGGATGCCGGCACGGCCTACATCGATCCGTTCTTCGCGCAGTCCACGATGGTGCTGTTCTGCGACATCTTCGAACCGACCACGGGCGAGCGCTACGAGCGCGACGCGCGCGGCACCGCCCGCAAGGCCGAAGCCTACCTGCAGCAGACCGGCATCGGCGACAAGGCGTTTTTCGGCCCGGAGCCGGAGTTCTTTATCTTTGACGACGTCCGTTTCGCCTCGGATCCGTACAACTGCGGCTTCCGCCTGGACAGCATGGAGCTGCCGGCCAACACGGACACCGAGTACGAGATGGGCAATCTCGCCCATCGTCCGCGCACGAAGGGCGGTTATTTCCCCGTTCCGCCGGTCGACAGCGCGCAGGACATCCGCTCGGAGATGCTGAGCGTGCTGGCGGACATGGGCGTCGATGTGGAGAAGCACCACCACGAGGTTGGCGCGGCGCAGCATGAGCTGGGCTTGAAGTTCTCGACCCTGGTTGACGTCGCCGACCGCATCCAGAAGTACAAGTACGCGGTGCATAACGTCGCCCAGGCCTACGGAAAGACGGCGACCTTCATGCCCAAGCCGGTCTTTGGCGACAACGGCACCGGCATGCACGTGCACCAGTCGATCTGGCGCGGCTCCGAGCCGGTCTTCGCGGGCAGCCAGTATGCCGACCTGTCGGAGACCTGCCTGTACTACATCGGCGGCATCCTGAAGCACGCGCGCGTCATCAACGCTTTCTCGAACCCGACGACCAATTCCTACAAGCGTCTGGTTCCGGGCTATGAGGCGCCGGTGCTGCTGGCCTATTCCTCGCGGAACCGTTCGGCTTCGTGCCGCATCCCGCACGTGGCCAGCCCGAAGGGCAAGCGCATCGAGATCCGTTTCCCGGACCCGTCCGCGAACCCGTACCTGGCGTTCTCCGCGATGCTGATGGCCGGCCTGGACGGTATCCAGAACCGCATCCATCCGGGCGATCCGATGGACAAGAACCTGTACGACCTGCCGCCGGCCGAGCTGGAAGGCATTCCGACCGTCTGCGGTTCGCTGCGTGAGGCCATCGACGCGCTCGACAAGGACCGCGAATTCCTGAAGCGTGGCGGCGTCTTCACCGACGACCAGATCGACGGCTACATCGAGCTGAAGATGGAAGAGGTGGAGCGCTTCGAGCAGATGCCGCATCCGGTCGAGTTCGACCTGTATTACAGCGTCTAA
- a CDS encoding aminotransferase class IV, which produces MSLPPGVAYLNGEFVPIAEAKISVLDWGFLHSDATYDVVHVWKRRVFRLDAHLDRFWRSAEKLHLTMPVERGKLAEILAECVVRSGLEDAYVEMILTRGISPTFSRDPRDAENQLICFSIPFVWVLPPEKHGTGLSVAVSEVQRIPPESVDPTVKNYHWLDFVTGLYDAYDRGAGSVILQDRSGNLAEGPGFNVFVVKDGTIATPDRGVLEGITRRSAIQIAAKMNIPMEERPVSSTELFAADEAFATSTAGGIIPITQANGAPVGSGHPGPITCTLAKAYWDKHSDPDWSVAVEDFLAETGG; this is translated from the coding sequence ATGTCACTGCCGCCCGGGGTCGCTTACCTGAACGGCGAATTCGTTCCCATCGCAGAAGCAAAGATCTCCGTTCTGGACTGGGGATTTCTCCACTCCGATGCCACGTATGATGTCGTCCATGTCTGGAAGCGCCGGGTCTTCAGGCTGGATGCGCATCTGGACCGCTTCTGGCGCTCCGCTGAAAAGCTGCATCTGACGATGCCAGTCGAGCGCGGCAAACTCGCGGAGATCCTGGCCGAGTGCGTTGTGCGATCGGGACTGGAGGATGCCTATGTCGAGATGATCCTCACGCGGGGCATTTCCCCCACCTTTTCACGCGATCCGCGCGATGCGGAAAACCAGCTCATCTGTTTTTCCATCCCTTTCGTCTGGGTCTTGCCGCCCGAAAAGCACGGTACCGGCCTCTCTGTCGCCGTCTCGGAGGTCCAGCGCATCCCACCGGAGTCGGTCGATCCGACCGTGAAGAATTACCACTGGCTCGACTTCGTAACAGGCTTATATGACGCCTATGACCGCGGCGCGGGCAGCGTGATCCTTCAGGATCGCAGCGGAAATCTCGCGGAAGGTCCCGGCTTCAACGTCTTCGTGGTCAAGGACGGCACAATCGCAACGCCTGATCGCGGCGTTCTCGAAGGAATCACACGCCGATCGGCAATCCAGATCGCCGCCAAGATGAATATCCCGATGGAAGAGCGTCCCGTGTCGTCAACAGAACTCTTCGCGGCTGACGAGGCGTTTGCCACATCGACAGCCGGCGGCATCATCCCGATCACGCAGGCCAACGGAGCGCCTGTCGGCAGCGGGCACCCAGGCCCGATCACATGCACGCTCGCGAAGGCATACTGGGACAAGCATTCTGATCCCGACTGGTCAGTGGCCGTTGAAGACTTTCTGGCCGAAACAGGCGGCTAG
- a CDS encoding NAD(P)H-hydrate dehydratase, whose amino-acid sequence MLELLTTEEMIRAEKLAMENGTSSLILMENAGNGVAEDVVKRFPRGSKVVVLCGPGRNGGDGFVAARRLRERGYHIRLALLGDKHKLPAESQEMAKRWDETIEPMTPDCLDGAQLIVDAIFGSGLKDDVRDVPAQMIEDATRRNLPVVAVDMPTGVDATSGQIRGTAFKATSTVSFYRRKTGQVLFPGRTYCGDVTTVDIGIPASVMKEVGPRAFSDQPELWLKYYPRLKLTGHKYDRGHAVVVSGDMERTGAARLGARAALRMGAGLVSLASSKSAFYINAAQLTTVMVDAYDGPEGLADLLNDQRITAVMIGPGAGVTEETQQNVGAVLNSTSAVVIDADGLTSFEDDPTVLFEQINYREPPVILTPHEGEFARVFPELTEEPSKLERARAAAELSGAVIVLKGPDTVIAAPNGVAGLVENAPPWLATAGTGDVLAGIITGLLAQGMDALDAAMAGVWIHGETAKEIGPGMIAEDMSEALPQIIRRLDERADLFSGTN is encoded by the coding sequence GTGCTTGAGTTATTGACCACCGAAGAGATGATCCGTGCCGAGAAACTCGCCATGGAGAACGGCACGTCGAGCCTCATCCTCATGGAAAACGCGGGCAACGGCGTCGCGGAAGATGTCGTCAAGCGCTTCCCGCGGGGCAGCAAGGTGGTGGTGCTCTGCGGGCCCGGGCGCAATGGCGGAGACGGTTTCGTCGCCGCGCGACGCCTGCGTGAGCGGGGCTATCATATCCGCCTGGCGCTATTGGGAGACAAGCACAAGCTGCCGGCCGAGTCCCAGGAGATGGCCAAACGCTGGGACGAGACCATCGAGCCGATGACGCCGGACTGTCTCGACGGCGCACAGCTTATTGTTGACGCGATATTCGGCTCCGGCCTCAAGGATGACGTGCGCGACGTCCCCGCCCAGATGATCGAGGATGCCACACGGCGCAACCTGCCGGTGGTGGCCGTCGACATGCCGACGGGCGTTGATGCGACCTCGGGGCAGATTCGGGGCACAGCGTTCAAGGCGACCAGCACGGTTTCCTTCTACCGGCGCAAGACCGGGCAGGTGCTGTTTCCCGGTCGAACCTATTGCGGCGACGTCACGACCGTCGACATCGGCATTCCGGCCTCGGTGATGAAGGAGGTGGGCCCGCGCGCCTTCTCCGATCAGCCTGAACTGTGGCTGAAATACTATCCGCGCCTGAAACTGACGGGTCACAAATACGATCGCGGTCATGCAGTCGTCGTCTCCGGCGACATGGAGCGCACCGGGGCGGCGCGGCTCGGGGCGCGCGCTGCGCTGCGTATGGGCGCCGGGCTGGTCTCGCTGGCCAGTTCGAAATCGGCCTTTTACATCAATGCGGCGCAGCTCACGACCGTCATGGTGGATGCCTATGACGGACCCGAAGGACTGGCCGACCTGCTCAATGATCAGCGCATCACAGCGGTCATGATTGGGCCCGGCGCAGGAGTCACCGAGGAAACCCAGCAGAACGTCGGCGCCGTCCTGAACAGCACTTCGGCGGTCGTGATCGACGCGGACGGGCTGACCTCCTTCGAGGATGATCCCACCGTTCTTTTCGAGCAGATCAATTACCGCGAGCCGCCGGTCATTCTCACCCCGCACGAGGGCGAGTTCGCTCGCGTCTTCCCGGAACTGACGGAAGAGCCCTCCAAGCTGGAGCGCGCTCGAGCCGCGGCGGAGCTGTCCGGGGCCGTTATCGTGCTGAAAGGGCCGGACACCGTGATCGCCGCGCCGAATGGAGTCGCCGGGCTTGTCGAGAACGCGCCACCCTGGCTGGCCACTGCCGGGACGGGCGACGTGCTCGCGGGCATCATCACCGGCCTGCTGGCCCAGGGCATGGACGCGCTGGACGCTGCGATGGCGGGGGTGTGGATCCACGGGGAGACGGCGAAGGAGATCGGACCCGGCATGATCGCGGAGGACATGAGCGAAGCGCTGCCCCAGATCATCCGCCGGCTCGATGAGCGCGCCGACCTGTTTTCCGGCACGAACTGA
- a CDS encoding amidoligase family protein encodes MSFEQQQTGQGQLSPAAPPFPENWEGEPRQVGVEIEFATVSPRQAAECVQEIFGGDIKTLTSHRIQVTGTSHGDFQVELDSQYIHRLESPQESPILAAQLDEWLRWFQSSLGEIVGELAATVIPCEIVCPPMSLADMHLLDATVDALNRRGATGTRENPLYAFGAQLNPDIAQKDAAYVTAILKAYLLLSPWLREVIAVDMTRRVFAFADPFPKTYMRRVTATDYWPGFPQLIDDYVWYNPTRNRELDLLPLFAWLDEPRVRAAVTDTRVKSRPTFHYRLPDANFGMADWTITREWNRWVEVERLAADADKLRMVCDAYAEHERRFFRGWWSERVADLLALPGPGRI; translated from the coding sequence ATGAGCTTTGAGCAGCAGCAAACCGGCCAGGGCCAGTTGAGCCCGGCCGCGCCTCCATTCCCGGAAAACTGGGAAGGCGAGCCCCGCCAGGTCGGGGTGGAGATCGAGTTCGCCACGGTCTCGCCGCGCCAGGCCGCGGAGTGCGTCCAGGAAATCTTCGGCGGCGACATCAAGACGCTGACCTCGCACCGCATTCAGGTGACGGGCACCAGCCACGGCGACTTCCAGGTCGAGCTGGATTCGCAATACATTCACCGCCTCGAATCGCCGCAGGAGTCACCAATCCTCGCGGCACAGCTCGACGAGTGGCTGCGCTGGTTCCAGAGCTCGCTTGGCGAGATCGTCGGGGAGTTGGCTGCGACCGTAATCCCGTGCGAGATCGTCTGTCCGCCAATGAGCCTGGCGGACATGCACCTGCTCGACGCAACGGTCGACGCGCTGAATCGTCGCGGGGCGACCGGCACACGCGAAAACCCGCTGTACGCCTTTGGCGCGCAGCTCAACCCGGACATTGCGCAAAAGGACGCGGCTTACGTCACGGCGATATTGAAGGCGTATCTGCTGCTGTCGCCCTGGCTGCGGGAGGTGATCGCGGTCGATATGACGCGGCGCGTGTTCGCCTTCGCTGATCCCTTCCCGAAAACGTATATGCGCCGCGTGACGGCCACCGACTACTGGCCCGGCTTCCCGCAGCTCATTGACGACTATGTCTGGTACAACCCGACCCGCAATCGCGAACTCGACCTGCTGCCGCTGTTCGCCTGGCTGGACGAGCCGCGGGTCCGCGCGGCGGTGACAGACACACGGGTGAAGAGCCGGCCTACCTTCCACTACCGGCTACCGGACGCGAATTTCGGGATGGCAGACTGGACGATCACCCGCGAGTGGAACCGCTGGGTCGAGGTCGAGCGGCTGGCCGCCGACGCCGACAAGCTGCGCATGGTCTGCGACGCGTATGCCGAACACGAGCGGCGCTTCTTCAGGGGCTGGTGGTCCGAACGTGTCGCGGACCTTCTGGCGCTGCCCGGCCCGGGCCGCATCTAG
- a CDS encoding P-II family nitrogen regulator, whose translation MKKIEAIIKPFKLDEVKEALQEMGLQGITVTEAKGFGRQKGHTELYRGAEYVVDFLPKVKVELVLADDMLDKALETIQSAARTGRIGDGKIFVTTIEDAVRIRTGETGTDAL comes from the coding sequence ATGAAAAAGATCGAGGCCATCATCAAGCCGTTCAAACTCGACGAAGTGAAGGAAGCGCTGCAGGAGATGGGGCTTCAGGGCATTACCGTGACCGAGGCCAAGGGCTTCGGCCGGCAGAAGGGACACACGGAACTGTATCGGGGCGCGGAGTATGTGGTCGACTTTCTTCCCAAGGTGAAGGTGGAGCTGGTGCTGGCCGATGACATGCTCGACAAGGCGCTGGAGACGATTCAGAGCGCGGCGCGCACGGGGCGCATCGGCGACGGCAAGATATTCGTGACCACGATCGAGGACGCGGTGCGCATACGCACGGGCGAGACGGGCACCGACGCGCTTTGA